A single region of the Garra rufa chromosome 6, GarRuf1.0, whole genome shotgun sequence genome encodes:
- the LOC141336354 gene encoding GTPase IMAP family member 9-like, producing MRRNSIDEPPSLTIVLVGKTGSGKSSTGNTILGRECFSKAVLPGSMTKTCERGEAQIGDRIISVIDTPDLFDTTMTKQTMKAEIVRCVKMSVPGPRVFLLVIRLGVRFTEEENNTVDWIKENFGEEAAHFTIILFTHDDMLEEKTLNEYISENKDLQAFVNECGGRFHSFNNKNMRNRSQVTELMKKIDENMRINGEQHYTNEMYKQAKKNGQEAFKQKPKYYGKIALTATAAVAGGLIAATLRGGAAVATAGGVAVAAGGAVTAAGGSTVTKIATATGGSTNIAAILIPGTSTIMSAVGGAAVLVVKVVFKGVETAARVAGGTAATSVRVGYRGASALAGKFRP from the coding sequence GTCTGACGATTGTTCTGGTGGGTAAAACTGGATCAGGAAAGAGTTCAACGGGAAACACCATCCTGGGCAGAGAGTGTTTTAGCAAGGCTGTTTTACCAGGATCAATGACTAAGACCTGTGAGAGAGGAGAAGCACAGATTGGTGATCGGATCATCTCAGTCATCGACACTCCAGACCTGTTTGACACgacaatgacaaaacagacaatGAAGGCTGAAATAGTAAGATGTGTTAAAATGTCTGTTCCAGGTCCTCGTGTTTTTCTGCTGGTCATCAGACTGGGTGTGAGATTCACAGAGGAGGAGAATAACACAGTGGATTGGATTAAGGAAAACTTTGGAGAAGAAGCTGCACACTTCACTATCATTCTGTTTACTCATGATGATATGCTGGaggaaaaaacattaaatgagtaTATCAGTGAAAATAAAGATCTCCAGGCTTTTGTTAATGAGTGTGGTGGCAGATTTCACTCATTTAACAATAAGAACATGAGGAACCGTTCTCAGGTCACTGAACTGATGAAGAAGATTGATGAAAATATGAGGATCAATGGAGAACAGCACTAcactaatgaaatgtataaacaagctaaaaaaaatgGACAAGAAGCTTTTAAACAAAAACCGAAATACTATGGGAAAATAGCACTAACAGCAACAGCAGCAGTAGCAGGAGGACTAATAGCAGCAACATTAAGAGGAGGAGCAGCAGTGGCAACAGCAGGAGGAGTAGCAGTAGCAGCAGGAGGAGCAGTGACAGCAGCAGGAGGATCAACAGTAACAAAAATAGCAACAGCAACAGGAGGATCAACAAACATAGCAGCAATACTAATACCAGGAACATCAACAATAATGTCAGCAGTAGGAGGAGCTGCAGTACTAGTAGTAAAAGTAGTATTTAAAGGAGTAGAAACAGCTGCAAGAGTAGCAGGAGGAACAGCAGCAACATCAGTGAGAGTGGGATATAGAGGAGCATCTGCATTAGCAGGAAAATTTAGACCATGA